The following DNA comes from Rosa rugosa chromosome 5, drRosRugo1.1, whole genome shotgun sequence.
AATCTTCCCTGTACCTTCATTATTTTGAACGGGTAGAATGTCTgattgtatatatgtatatatgttcaTATATATGTAAGTTAGTATCCAGTGCGTCAAGTAGCTAAAGTGTATATAAAATACATACTTTATTATAGCATCTGATACAATACATAGCTAGGGACATCAATTCTTTATCTGTGGTCTGATGCCCATTTACAAACAACACAAACATACATAACTATATATAATAACATTCAATCCTACTTAACAGAGACATGATACTCCTTACTTAGATACTCTTTCCTTGGACTTCTTGGGAGCATATCTTGAAAAGGCCATTACTGAGATAACCTTTTCCTACATATATCCCGTTCTTGGTAAGTATGACTTTATCAACTTCAAAGATCACACGAAATCCATTTTTGATCAACATCGAACCAGAGATTAAATTCTTTCGAATATCAGGCACATGAAGTACATTGTTTAAAGTAATTTCTTTCCCAGATATCAACTTTAAAACAATATTACCAGTGCCTTGAACCATTGATGTGGAAGCATTGCCCATGAATAATTGCTCTCCTTGATTTACTTCAGCATAGGTAGAGAACATCTTCTTATCAAAACATATATGGCAAGTAGCCCCTGTGTCTATCCACCATTCTTCGGCGCTTGTTATCATATTGACTTCAGTCACCATGGCTGAAAGATTCATATCAGCAAAATCAACAGACAATTTATCTTCCTCAGTCATGTTTGCTTCAGTGGCTTTCTTGTAGCCTTTGTTTTTCTTGCTATGACATTCCATAGCACGATGGCCTGTCTTATTACAATTGAAACACTTGCCTTTGAACTTCTTTGAGTTTCCTGGCTTATAATTTTTCCCAGAGAactttctcttcttatttttgttttgtagtTCATCTTCCATGACAAGTACCTTGGCCATCATAGAACTAGCATCACTTCTCTTGTCAGATATGCGATTGCCTTCCTCAACCCGTAGCCTCACAATTAGACCCTCAAGATCCATCTCCTTGCGCTTATGCTTGAGGTAATTCTTGAAATCCTTCCAAGATGGAGGAAGTTTCTCAATAATACATCCCACTTGCAAAGTTTCATTAATTGACAGATTTTCTGCAGCCATCTCATGTAGGATCAATTGAAACTCCTCAACTTGACTGAGTACAGTTTTAGTATCTACCATCTTGTAGTCAAGAAAACAACCGATTATATATTTCTTTGCTCCAGCATCTTCGGTCTTGTATTTCTTTTCTAAAGACTCCCACAAGCTTTTAGCATTCTTTATTGGACTGTACACTTTGTAAAGTACAATGTCCAATCCATTAAGAATGTAATTCTTGCATAGAAAATCTGCATGATGCCATGCATCTACAGCAGCAGCCTCTTCCACAGTGCTTCCTGATGCAGGAGCACTTTCTTTCAGAAATTTGGCCAAGTTCAGAGTAGTGAGGTAGAACAACATCTTTTGCTGCCAGCATTTGAAGTTTGTCCCACTAAATTTCTCGGGTTTCTCCCCATGAGTGGAGGAAGGAGGAATCAACACAGGTGCTGCAATAGCCATTCCTTTTCCCTTATCATTTCCAGTAACGTCAGCATCGTCACCAGCCATTTTCCTTTGACAGAAAAGAAGCCACACTATTTAGTATGGTGCATATGGCACGTGAACAAACAACATACAGTATAATACTCGAGAAACAAAAATCAGATATTAGTTTCTTATAAATAATGTAGCAATCCTCAAAATGAAATTGTCTTAAGATTGTTAGAAAATAATTAGGAAATTGCTATATTGTGAATCAGTATATCTATAAGAAATCACTGTAATTCAAAACAAATACGATATAAGAAAACTGAAGTATGAAATCTTAGAAAAACCTTTGACAGATCGAGGCTAGAATTTGATTCTATAGCCTTAAGACAAATCGCCCCTCActggtgcttgaaggtttgtaATGGCGAATGCCTCCCAGGATACAACGATCTTTCTTCTTGCGGAGAAAGCACTTTAATCAGCAAGAAACGGCGAACCAATGTAGTGTTTGAACCTTCTCTGTTTTTAACTCTAATATGAAATGCAGAAATTATTTGAATACTGGATGAATTTTCTGATGCAAAAGTTGGATTCAAAGTGGTGGGATTGGTTCTGTATATATAGGAGTCTGATGCATCTATTTGAAAGGTCATACCTTTCTACACTACAACTTCCACGTTGTGTTTAGTTTGAAAGGTTATAACCTTTGGCTAAgatgatcagttacttctttcatatatatcaaaattggtaatttgaattttcattcaaatgaatttaatctaatttaaattaattaaatttccAACATTAGTTTCTATAGGATATATTCCATGTCACTTCAGTTCAAAGGACTTCACCAAATACATTGTTATCTGCTTGTCTATATGAGTATGACAGGCCTAAGATTGCCTCTatttaatattaattttttcttttttttggagaatgaaTGTAGAATCAGTTGGTGTATGTTACAATAAAAACTTGTCTGTTGGGTGTTATACTACTAGATTATGATGTACAATGGGCAGGGCCTGGCCAAGCCCACAACTCTACATTTACGATTGGAGAGCTTGAGCAACTTGGTGTTTACTAACTCTTGGGGCAGGCTGGGTCTAAAAGCAAAGATGATGGCCCAAAGCAGCCTGACCTAGCCAATATCTGTCGAGCTAGGCTTCGAGTATAGACTTTTAGGCTCGATTCTTGTTTACTTGTTCAGGAGCTAGATCAACTTAAATTTGCAGAAAAATTAAAGTTGACTGAGTTTTgaagttttttcttttcctagtTCTCTATATATACTAAACTTTAAACGGAAACAAAAAATTGTGTTTTTCTAGTAGGTTATGGgactcctttaaaaaaaaaaaaaaaaaaggttatggGACTCGAGCTTCTGGCTAAATATTTACTAGAGTTTTAGGCCAAGGGAGTCCAAAATATCTCGGTCAATGTATTTGACAAATTATTCTCTAGAGATGTGGCTATCATTATTTGAAGGCATTGCTCAACTGAGATTTGAAAAATAAACTCAAATTTACGCTCTAGCAAATCTATAcctataatataattttttgtAGCATTAGTCTCATGTTAAGTAACAATTAGTTAAAATTGCTGTCATCGAGTAACTGAAATACAAAATAACTGAGTCGTatttaatttgaaatgatgCAGCTTAACAATTATTCCAAAATTTCAATTCTTGTAACTAATCACACATTTGAAGTTAACATCTTGTTAATTATTACCATAAAAAGAAACAATTTAATTATAACCAAACACACAACAAATCCAATGGATGCCctctaaaatagataaaatatTGTTATTACCTTCCAAACAACCGCAACCCAAGTTTAGACACCCGTTATTTCAGTCAAAGAGAAAGCCTCATAAATTTGTAGCCTCCCAATAATTTGATCTTCAACTTACAACCCCCTATATATCCTCCAAACTTTCCTCTTGTTTTCCTTGGTCCTCAACTCCTCATCAATGATGTTCAAGTTACAAGGTTTAGTTGCCTTCGCAATCACATTGTTCGTCTCCGCCTCTTTCACTCATGGCGGCCACCCCAGCGTCGAAGATGAAAAGATCGGCTCTCCCCTCCTGACTCAAGAGCTACACACCAACAACACCATCCTGGTCGATATCAACGGCGGTGGCCAATTCAAGTCCATCCAGGCCGCCATCGATTCTGTTCCTGCAGGCAACAATAAGTGGGTTATCATCCATGTTAGGAGAGGGGTGTACAGAGAAAAAGTGCACGTACCCCAAGACAAACCCCATATTTTCTTGAGAGGCAATGGGAGGGGAAAGACACACATTGTTTGGTCCCAAAGCTCTCATGACAACATTGAATCTGCAACTTTCAAAGTAGAATCTCCATACTTCATTGCCTTTGGAATCAGCTTCAAGGTTCATCATTTTCCTTAACCCTTTCTCTTCACATATTATCATATACTCGACAACATAATCTGTTTGGatctccttttcttttattaCTTAACATCCCATTTCCGATTCAAAAGAATTATTTGGCATAAAAGAATGATGTTTCTTGTACATAAGTTCACCCTCCAATTTCGATGGGGAAACTGCTCGACGCACGATACTTGTTCACCACATGATATTTCTTGTACATGCAGCATGTCGGTTAGAAATTAAAAGAGATACAGAGGGGATCCATGCCAGATTGAAGTGGCTATGAAAGTTTGTAATTAACATCAGGGTTGATGAAATAAAACAACGAAAAAGGAATGGAGCAATTACaggattagggttagggttagggatAGCGTTGGGCTTGGTCTAATTTTGGTCTTGTGAATATGCAGAATGAGGCTCCAACTGGTGTGGCATACACGTCGCAAAATCAGTCGGTGGCAGCATTTGTGGGTGCAGACAGGGTTGCATTTTACCACTGTGCTTTCTACAGTACCCATAACACCCTTTTCGATTACAAGGGCAGGCATTACTATGATAACTGCTACATCCAAGGCTCAATCGACTTCATCTTCGGACGTGCTAGGTCTACCTTCCATGTAAGTACTTGATCGATCACATTCTTAATGAATATGTCTCTACGAATGCAAATTGTTAGAACTGATTAACTAAAAGGgctataaataaataatttgtgCAGAGCTGTGAGATTTTTGTGATTTCAGACAAGAGGGTTTCCATCAAAGGGTCTGTAACAGCTAATCACCGAGAGAATGCGAACGAGTTCAGTGGGTTTGTATTTATCAAAGGCAAGGTGTATGGTGTAGGTGATCATGTCTACTTGGGTAGAGCCAAGGGCCCCTTTTCCAGAGTCGTTTTTGCAGAAACCTACCTCTCTAAGACCATTGTGCCCCAGGGTTGGACCAATTGGAGTTATGCCGGAGGAACAGAGTAAGAACTAATTGCTCcctaccctaaaccctaatcacAACAATATTTGATCACATCCAAATGCATGCATGCTGCATGCATATTCAAATTCAAGATCATCATGCTTATTCATTTCTGTTTCGTCTAAACAGGAACCTGTTCCACGCGGAGTACAATTGCAAAGGGCCAGGAGCCGACTTTGCACAGCGCGCTCCATGGGCGAAGCAACTGACGGAGAAAGAGGCCGCACCATTCCTGTCGATCGACTTCATCGACGGACGGGAATGGCTCCCAGTGTGGATATGAATTCGCTAACTAGCTAGGAGGAGCAACACATTGATGAAGATACATGGACCCCAAGTTTCCGTTTCATCAAACAATTTGTTTTCGAACAAATAAACGATCAATCGCGAAAGAAAATGATGTATTTAGATATATGATTCTATGTAATCAGCGGAGCAATCTGACCATATTATAGAGTAAAAATATCACTAGCTACTCCCATGTGTTTTGTTGATTCAGATTGTTCTAAATCAAGTTTGTCTTTTATTAATTCTGTACATGCATTTCCCCTAGCTAGCCTTTTTATATGTAAAGTAGCTTAGTGCCTTCGTGAATCAGGGTCTGATTGAACCTAGAATAAGAATGTGAACATGCATGGAAATAGTCATGAAATGGATATAAAAGACGAGGTTTAAAAAGTTTAGCAATGGTGTAAGCAAATTAAGAACAAAAGTTTCGCACGAAGCGTTAGCTATTAAAATGATAAAGCACGTTTACAGCTCTTAATTGATTTATTCTCTAGTATAGATAGGTGATACAATCTCCATGCACGAGCATGTATCGTCTTGCACGACTTTGCATGCTCTAGCTAGCTGACTAGATTGGTGATTTAAAACCCACCACCAATtcccccaccaccaccagctCCACCGCCTCCTCCGAATCCTCCACCAGCACCTCCACCAGCACCGCCACCGGCTCCTCCTCCAAAACCGCCCCCAGCGCCTCCGCCAGCACCTCCACCGACACCGCCTCCGCCACCCGCTCCTCCCCCAACACCACCTCCAGAGCCTCCACCAACACCTCCGCCACCACCGCTTCCTCCACCAACTCCTCCCCCAGCACCACCACCTTTACCACCGCCAAAGCCTCCACCAGCACCGCTTCCTCCACCAACTCCTCCTCCAGAGCCTCCACCAACTCCTCCCCCAGCACCACCACCTTTACCACCCCCAAAGCCTCCACCAGCCCCGCTTCCTCCACCAACTCCTCCTCCGGAGCCTCCACCAACACCTCCACCTTTACCACTTCCTCCACCAACTCCTCCCCCAGCACCACCCCCAAAGCCTCCACCAGCACCGCTTCCTCCACCAACACCTCCTCCAGAGCCTCCACCAACACCTCCACCTTTACCACTTCCTCCACCAACTCCTCCCCCAGCACCACCACCTTTACCACCCCCAAAGCCTCCACCAACACCTCCGCCCCCACCGCTTCCTCCGCCAACACCTCCACCGCTTCCTCCTCCAACACCACCACCTTTACCACCCCCAAAGCCTCCACCTGCACCACCACCCgctcctcctccaccaccaacTCCACCTCCTACTCCAACGCCGCCACCTTTACCACCGCCAAAGCCTCCACCTGCACCACCTCCTGCGCCACCTCCAACACCACCTTCCGAAAACGTTTCTTTCTCAAGCTTCCTACACTCGGCTATGGCTACCACCACTACAAGCATCACAGCAAAAACTCCAACAAACTTAGAAAACTTCCCCATCTTTCCTCAATTTGAAAATGCAAAAGAGAAGAGCCTGTATCGCTGACAGTGTCTGTTTTGCTAGCTCTGGATGATCTGAAAGTTAGAACGAGTCTCGAATATTTATAGTACTATGCTAGCTCCATGCTGGCTAGTGCACTACTGTATACAGGACAGAGCTAGTGAAGACCAATACTACTTCCTCAAGTAACATAAATGCAGGCAGTTGAGAGATACAAGAATGGGGGCATCTGTGACACTTCTATTAATGAAATGCTGAGAATTTCAAACTTATATCTCattttgaaaaagaaagatCATAATTAGCCGGTGCATTTAATTATAATTTTGTACTCCCTGAACTATGACAGTATAGAGTATAGACCCAGTTCTACTGCTCAACCACTAAGCAATAAACacgatcctttttttttttttttttcatcgccaaaaaaaaaaaaaaaaacacgatcCTTTTTCATTTGGAAAACCTGAAAGAACGTACTGTATAAAATCAGAGCAAATGTACAGGCAGAGCCGTCCCTTGACCAAGGCAACCAAGGCAGTGGCCTTGGCAGTAGAGGGCTCGATCAATTCAGCTGTACTATTAAAGTCACTAACCACTTAATGCCTTGAAGTTAGTCCATGTGATTTTGTTAGCAACTAGAAAAGAAATCCATGTGATTGGCTAAATCAAATCAGATTATCAGCTGAACCACCGACAAAGACTTTGTTATGGGACAAAACTTTTTCGTGTATAACATCCTCTAAAGTCTAACAAGATGATTTTGCAGAGGATATATAGATTATATGTAGTTCAGGTATTAACTTGAATATTTGGATTAAATGTTAGAAGAAATTTAAGCTTAGTCTGTTCAAGAGTCCGCTTATGCATGAGGTAACATATACAATTTATGGGAGGTTTTTGAAGACGCATTAGGTGCATCCTTTGTAGTTCAGGTAACATATACAGTGTCTGTTTTGCTAGCTTAGTCTGTTAAAATATGGGACGTTTTgttgacatatatatatttcagagGCAGAAGTGTgcccaatttttgttttttccatGGGCAGCTTTTGCCGACACAAATTTGTCAATGAAAATGTGTTCATGtgtgtgagtgtgtgtgtgtgtgtgtgtatttttgtGTGAGGATTTTGCCAATGAAATTTGGTCCGtgtctctttttatttttattttcatacgAAGCTTTCAATGAATTAGTCAGCAAAGGTGTTGTCCCttctaaatttatttttttaagggaGACAATTTTATGTCTTTTTTGTTAACATATgacatatatataattactaataaaaaaattataaaaaaaaaaaatacgacAAACAGAACAAATTTGCCGACAAAAATTATTGCTGTAGTAAAGTAGGTACCTAGAAAAAAGTCTTCAATAAGGTAAATAAGGTCCTTGTTAGAGTAAAATAatttctcatttgagtaattaagtcctaaaagttGTAATTGTGGTAAGTtgtcatttgagtaattaagtcctaaaagttGTAATTGTGATAGATTCTCATTTGAGTCCTAAAAGTGATAATTATATGTATGTCatatgttaacatattgtaAAATCTTCCTTATGTTTTATGGGAAACTTTAATATCATGATGATCAgtagattaattttttttttttttggtgtgttTTATTGGAGGTTTCTACCGACGAAATAATCATAGGCAAAAGTGTGTCCCTTTTTGGTACTTAAATTGACCATGCATATATTGCCGCCCTGTTCTTAATTTTAGAAACTAAAAAATtgaggggagtgaaattcacacttcttattttacaatccacactccatgttttcttttttggtgacttaaattttgtcttttaaaTAACTTTCTACCAAAAAATGAAAGGagaagtgtggattgtaaaattgggagtgtgaatttcactgtCTAAAATTGATGAGGACTTACAATCCTATGTAAAAAGTGTTGAAAGACGTTTGGAAATTGATCTTCAtgccaataaaaaaaaaatgaaggcaacaacaacaacaacttctTATGATGTTTTCCTATACTAATTTTCAAATGATTACCATTACTTTCACAAAACAGGGTGTTTTAATCAGCTTATAGCATATCTTTGTGGCTTTGTGCTATATATTCATAGACATTTTTCATTATTACAAGGAAGCccgaaaatagagaaaaagagaCCTAAATTACAATTAATCTTGACTTAAATAAGCATATAAATCAACTTCCAGCAGAGGAACAACATAAGGGGGAGAGCTAAAGAATCTGCAACCATGCTCTATGACCATGGTCAATGCTTGCAAACAAATTAGCAACAAAATTACATCCACTGTACACATGGTTAAaagaacttcttcttcttctttttttccaaaGATTTAAAGGATATATTGTTAAGCATTTCTACACAAGTATAAATTAAAAACCCCAAATTTACCCCATTTTGGTATATAAGATATAATTTCTTAGATTTCAGTGCACTGAAAAACCTATTGTGTTATGTGATTGCCATTACATTTTATAAAAAAATCAATTGAAGCAACAATGGAATGGAATTGAAAGTTGAGTTGTTACACTTTCAACGATCTTCAAGATTCGTAACATTGGTGGCAAAAGAGGTAGTGTGATGGTTTTGTCCATCCCATCTCAATTTTTGAAACATTTTTATTATAGGCCGAACAAGGACGCCAATGCAAATATCAAGACTCAAGTATATATGTTCTTTCCTCTTCTCCTCCATGCCTATCAATTTGGCAAGAATTTAGAATGTCAGTAGACTTCAGCTATAATATCTTTTCAGACGACATGTAATATACCATTCAAAAGTTTATGAAGGGATGAAACATTCTAAGgcgagctttttttttttttttttttgaaggaaagtTTATGAAAAAGTTGATCTTCAAGACATGAATGCCTAAATTTTGGCCTTCTAGTGCCTCTCTATATATGTTAAGAAGTTCAAAGCTGTTGGTGTCATTTTTGACCATGTAATATACTATAGCGTGAAGAAGAATCCTAACACGTGCCATTATTCTTactcctttttttcttcttctattttttaaGCTATGCTCAGTTTTGAGAAACTAAAAGACCAATTTACGATCCTTCAAGGCATAAGGGCATTAATTCATGCTTGGTGGCAACGAACTTGTTCTTTCGTGACAAGGTGATATATATCTTAGGGTAGAACTAAACGCCTAAGCAAAGAGTTATGAATGACTCTCACACCAAGCCCACGAATGTCATAAAAAAAGAACCATTGATAACTGGGCTTTTGTCTTGTAACAAAACCACTTCGAACGTTTTAGTTTATATAGCCCACTGTGAAAGTCTCTCCTGAAAGGGGCAAAATCTAGGGTTCTATCAATTTCACAGAAAAAAAGGGGGGGTTTTCTCTGgccagaagcagaagcagaagcagaatcaaaatctgaaaatggAGGGCGCAGGAGAAGAAGGAATTGATAGGATCGAGGACTCGAAGGACTTGCAGCAACAGAGCAAAGCCTTCGATAAGCTCACTGACCGCGTCGAAGATCGCCAGCTCGACTCCACCCGAGTCCAGGAGGCCATGGCTTCCATCGCTGCCACCTCAGAAGCCGATTTGGAAGCTATGAGAAAGAGGTCACAATTTCAATTCactattttctttcttctttttttttgatgaatttcattcttatatatatatattctcaatttTAATTTTACTGAGTAGTAGTATGATCGAAGACGATAAATTAGGTATCATAATCTTGTTAATATGATCGGAGTTGTATAAAGATGTTACAAATATTGGGCTATGCTTGGTTTCAGGGAGAAAGAATTGGCTACTGTGAAGATCAATCCACGCGACGTTGAGATAATTGCAAATGAACTAGAGCTGGACAAGTTGGTTGCTGAGAGGACCTTGAGGGAGCACAAAGGTGATGCTGTTGCTGCCATTAGGCACTTGCTTCACTAGAAATACTGCCTATTGGCGGCTTTAGGGAAAATATGAATGTGTTGCAAGGATATTTGAGTTTTTTCAAGTTTTGATTGCGAATGTCATCGGATATTCAGAGGTCGGTCGCAAAATATGTTGTTGTTGTACTGATGATGATATATGCAATTCTTGGTTGTTTGGCTTCAAGGTACTGTTTTGTGTGAATTGGAGTTTTCAAGTTTGATTGCTGAATGCTGTTTGGATATATCGAACGTGAAATACGTTGCTGCACTGATGATATATGCAATGCTTGGTCTTCACATGTTTGGCTTTGAGTATTCTTTTGGATCTGTCAATTAACAGATTCATTTCAGCTTTTTAATAGCGAATGATGATCATTCCTAACAGCTCCCTTTAGCCACAAGATTTCAGCACGGAAAGTTTGTTCCTGCCCCTCCCTATCTTATTGCCTACTTAGCTCGGCCAGACCCcgatgttaggtttgagtctgGATCCTTGGTTAAGAGTTTTTGGTGCTGACGGTGTACTCATGCTTATAATAATTATGTCACTTCAACCTTAAACTCAAGTAGCATATTTATTGAATTCTAAATCCCTGTTTTAGACATAAGCATAGCAGTagcattaaaaaggaaaatccaACAGTTCCATTCACTTTCAGTTTTGCCTCAAATAGTATGTCACATCAATATCCGATATCCACTACATGTTCATCCAATGGATTAGATCATTTGACCCACTACCATGAGAGTAATGGTCTGTAAAGATAACCCACTCACCTTCACCAAAGTGAAGTGCCAGCTCCCAAAGCATGTCATACGAAGACCAACTTAAAGCACTTGAATTTTCAGCTATTAGATCCAAAGAGAACAAATAGACCAAAGTGGACATCCTAAAATGACTAGAAATAGAACAAAGGGTAAATAAGCAAAATATTGATCACTATATTTACTCAAATGAATACTAACTGTGAAGTATTT
Coding sequences within:
- the LOC133711251 gene encoding uncharacterized protein LOC133711251, whose amino-acid sequence is MAGDDADVTGNDKGKGMAIAAPVLIPPSSTHGEKPEKFSGTNFKCWQQKMLFYLTTLNLAKFLKESAPASGSTVEEAAAVDAWHHADFLCKNYILNGLDIVLYKVYSPIKNAKSLWESLEKKYKTEDAGAKKYIIGCFLDYKMVDTKTVLSQVEEFQLILHEMAAENLSINETLQVGCIIEKLPPSWKDFKNYLKHKRKEMDLEGLIVRLRVEEGNRISDKRSDASSMMAKVLVMEDELQNKNKKRKFSGKNYKPGNSKKFKGKCFNCNKTGHRAMECHSKKNKGYKKATEANMTEEDKLSVDFADMNLSAMVTEVNMITSAEEWWIDTGATCHICFDKKMFSTYAEVNQGEQLFMGNASTSMVQGTGNIVLKLISGKEITLNNVLHVPDIRKNLISGSMLIKNGFRVIFEVDKVILTKNGIYVGKGYLSNGLFKICSQEVQGKSI
- the LOC133712282 gene encoding probable pectinesterase 67; protein product: MMFKLQGLVAFAITLFVSASFTHGGHPSVEDEKIGSPLLTQELHTNNTILVDINGGGQFKSIQAAIDSVPAGNNKWVIIHVRRGVYREKVHVPQDKPHIFLRGNGRGKTHIVWSQSSHDNIESATFKVESPYFIAFGISFKNEAPTGVAYTSQNQSVAAFVGADRVAFYHCAFYSTHNTLFDYKGRHYYDNCYIQGSIDFIFGRARSTFHSCEIFVISDKRVSIKGSVTANHRENANEFSGFVFIKGKVYGVGDHVYLGRAKGPFSRVVFAETYLSKTIVPQGWTNWSYAGGTENLFHAEYNCKGPGADFAQRAPWAKQLTEKEAAPFLSIDFIDGREWLPVWI
- the LOC133712283 gene encoding glycine-rich cell wall structural protein-like produces the protein MGKFSKFVGVFAVMLVVVVAIAECRKLEKETFSEGGVGGGAGGGAGGGFGGGKGGGVGVGGGVGGGGGAGGGAGGGFGGGKGGGVGGGSGGGVGGGSGGGGGVGGGFGGGKGGGAGGGVGGGSGKGGGVGGGSGGGVGGGSGAGGGFGGGAGGGVGGGSGKGGGVGGGSGGGVGGGSGAGGGFGGGKGGGAGGGVGGGSGGGVGGGSGAGGGFGGGKGGGAGGGVGGGSGGGGGVGGGSGGGVGGGAGGGGGVGGGAGGGAGGGFGGGAGGGAGGGAGGGFGGGGGAGGGGGIGGGF
- the LOC133707855 gene encoding uncharacterized protein LOC133707855, encoding MEGAGEEGIDRIEDSKDLQQQSKAFDKLTDRVEDRQLDSTRVQEAMASIAATSEADLEAMRKREKELATVKINPRDVEIIANELELDKLVAERTLREHKGDAVAAIRHLLH